In a genomic window of Mycolicibacter heraklionensis:
- a CDS encoding FtsX-like permease family protein has translation MMSAIAATASRLRLFSLRELAVHRRRTLASITVMAVSAMYLVAVLGIFGSITGSVNRLSDGIAGIATLEVSGVTDAGFPDSLAADVARVPGVATAAPLIRTVTPTAAGTMLLFGADASSVALAGALADALAHPPTGPSKTPSGVQVGPGVGHTKGDGFRLGATWVTVAQVLTGKHLADLNGGNYVLAPLALAQNITGRRGQLDSILITTKPGADPAAVRTAVTSAVNGRAIVAEPRMRAARAGDGVRLMNYMALMGAAVALVVGAFLVYTTMTMAIAQRRPAISTLRAIGGRRATIVADLIGEAAALGVLGGAVGAVLGILLGHLAIRRLPPAITQGLEARVEYWLPGYALPVAIAATVLSSVTAAAMAARQVYKVSPIEALAPVGTSAADTVPRRLRTVSGIAAVAVIAVSLLIIVGHRGATSLAAMIAVFCAEITLGFALTAALVAAAAAAARAFGTVGAVGAATIERAPRRVWATVMTVLIAVVTTVVITGTDNDMIASARAIFAPVAGVDVWVSANAPDSFPTDALPQGLEERVAAVPGVARVCAGAYGFAVIGGTRVMLDGFSPGSADPLFRALDDPTRREVLAGRGVVLSQNLGTTLGVRVGDELRLQTPRGPRQAAVLALVPYFSTVIGTVGIGLDQLRAWFDRPAVTTLQVTAGDDVDPGRLLADIHRVVPEPNYVYDGRTALAGLEAPLHQSMVIANAVWLIVVFVAAVALFTTLTLSVLERRREIGVLRAIGADRRFTVQMVLAEAAGIGVIGGLAGLVIGLTDQWLYSLVSAEIMNFTVTFRPSAVAPAYALGAVAISLLGSVPPARRAARLNIIDAVSSE, from the coding sequence ATGATGTCGGCGATCGCGGCCACCGCGAGCCGGCTTCGGCTGTTCAGTCTGCGCGAACTGGCCGTGCACCGGCGGCGCACCCTCGCCTCGATCACCGTCATGGCCGTGTCGGCGATGTATTTGGTTGCGGTGCTGGGCATCTTCGGGTCGATCACCGGTTCGGTGAACCGGCTCTCCGACGGGATCGCCGGGATCGCCACACTGGAGGTGTCCGGCGTCACCGACGCCGGATTTCCCGATTCACTGGCAGCCGACGTAGCCCGGGTTCCCGGCGTCGCGACCGCGGCGCCGCTGATCCGGACGGTCACTCCCACGGCCGCCGGGACGATGCTGTTGTTCGGCGCGGATGCGAGCAGCGTCGCCCTGGCCGGCGCCTTGGCCGACGCGCTCGCTCACCCGCCGACGGGGCCATCGAAGACACCGAGCGGCGTCCAGGTCGGGCCGGGCGTCGGCCACACCAAAGGCGACGGATTCCGGCTCGGGGCAACCTGGGTGACGGTGGCCCAGGTACTCACCGGCAAGCATCTCGCCGACCTCAACGGCGGAAACTATGTGCTGGCTCCACTTGCCTTGGCGCAGAACATCACCGGACGGCGGGGTCAGCTCGATTCGATACTGATCACCACCAAGCCGGGGGCGGACCCCGCCGCGGTTCGTACCGCGGTGACCTCGGCCGTCAACGGGCGCGCGATCGTCGCCGAGCCCCGGATGCGGGCCGCTCGGGCAGGCGACGGCGTGAGGCTGATGAACTACATGGCGCTGATGGGCGCGGCGGTTGCTCTGGTGGTCGGCGCGTTCCTGGTCTACACCACGATGACCATGGCGATCGCCCAGCGCCGCCCGGCCATCTCGACACTGCGCGCGATCGGGGGCCGGCGCGCCACCATCGTCGCGGATCTGATCGGTGAAGCCGCGGCCCTCGGCGTGCTGGGCGGCGCGGTCGGAGCGGTCTTGGGAATACTCCTGGGCCACTTGGCGATCCGCCGGCTGCCGCCGGCTATCACGCAGGGACTCGAAGCCCGGGTCGAGTACTGGCTGCCCGGCTACGCACTGCCGGTCGCCATCGCCGCGACAGTGCTCAGCAGCGTGACCGCAGCGGCCATGGCGGCGCGGCAGGTGTACAAGGTGTCGCCGATCGAGGCATTGGCACCGGTTGGCACCTCCGCCGCCGATACCGTGCCCCGCCGGCTGCGGACGGTGAGCGGGATCGCGGCCGTCGCGGTGATCGCGGTGTCGCTGCTGATCATCGTCGGCCATCGCGGCGCCACCTCCCTGGCGGCGATGATCGCGGTGTTCTGCGCCGAGATCACCCTCGGTTTCGCGCTCACCGCAGCTCTGGTCGCCGCCGCGGCCGCCGCCGCCCGGGCCTTTGGAACGGTCGGCGCGGTCGGAGCGGCGACCATCGAACGTGCGCCGCGGCGGGTGTGGGCGACCGTGATGACCGTACTGATCGCGGTGGTCACCACTGTGGTGATCACCGGCACCGACAACGACATGATCGCCTCCGCCCGCGCCATCTTCGCACCCGTCGCAGGAGTCGACGTGTGGGTCAGCGCGAACGCTCCGGACAGCTTTCCCACCGACGCGCTGCCGCAGGGTCTGGAAGAGCGAGTGGCCGCGGTACCGGGGGTGGCCCGGGTCTGCGCGGGTGCCTACGGATTTGCGGTGATCGGCGGCACCCGGGTGATGCTCGACGGGTTCTCTCCCGGATCGGCCGACCCGCTGTTTCGCGCACTCGACGACCCGACGCGCCGCGAGGTGCTCGCCGGCCGGGGCGTGGTGCTGTCACAGAACCTGGGCACGACGCTGGGTGTTCGAGTCGGCGACGAACTGCGTCTCCAGACACCGCGAGGCCCGCGGCAGGCCGCGGTGCTGGCGCTGGTGCCGTACTTCTCGACCGTCATCGGGACCGTCGGGATCGGACTCGACCAACTGCGGGCCTGGTTCGATCGCCCGGCGGTGACGACGCTGCAGGTGACCGCCGGCGACGATGTCGATCCGGGGCGGTTGTTGGCCGATATCCACCGAGTGGTCCCCGAGCCGAACTACGTCTACGACGGTCGCACCGCGCTGGCGGGCCTGGAGGCGCCGCTGCATCAGAGCATGGTGATCGCCAACGCGGTGTGGCTCATCGTGGTGTTCGTGGCCGCGGTCGCCCTTTTCACCACGCTGACGCTCTCAGTGCTCGAACGACGCCGCGAGATCGGCGTGCTGCGGGCAATCGGCGCCGATCGCCGCTTCACCGTCCAGATGGTGCTGGCCGAGGCGGCGGGTATCGGCGTGATCGGCGGCCTGGCGGGGCTGGTGATCGGCCTGACCGATCAGTGGCTCTACAGCCTGGTCAGCGCTGAGATCATGAATTTCACCGTCACATTCCGGCCGAGCGCCGTGGCACCGGCCTACGCCTTGGGTGCGGTGGCGATCAGCCTGCTCGGCTCGGTGCCACCCGCGCGACGAGCCGCCCGGCTCAACATCATCGATGCGGTTTCCTCCGAATAG
- a CDS encoding class I SAM-dependent methyltransferase — MARRNPLFPYVYRLGMPCFDRLFYRRYRRTAMSYAMGRLLMIGLGPGADLMFLPAAVTSVAAVEPEPAMRRMAAAFARRNGITVDIVDGVGESIPFPDNSFDSVHVGLVLCSVDDVDATLDEIRRVLAPGGRLVVLEHVRGDGVMGRFQDLIAQPWAWLASGCRPNRRTLDAIAAAGFDTTGLSSIRRTPVPPPCTPQLQGFATVRQGDPGGQQRGSE; from the coding sequence ATGGCGCGCCGTAATCCGCTGTTCCCGTACGTGTATCGACTCGGAATGCCGTGCTTCGACCGGCTTTTCTATCGCCGGTACCGACGTACCGCCATGAGTTACGCAATGGGCCGGCTGCTGATGATCGGCCTCGGGCCCGGCGCGGACCTGATGTTCCTGCCCGCCGCGGTGACGTCGGTCGCCGCCGTCGAGCCGGAGCCCGCCATGCGCCGGATGGCCGCCGCCTTCGCCCGCCGCAACGGCATCACGGTGGATATCGTCGACGGAGTCGGTGAGTCGATTCCCTTCCCGGACAACAGTTTCGATTCGGTACATGTCGGGCTCGTGCTGTGTTCGGTGGACGACGTCGATGCCACCCTCGACGAGATCCGCCGAGTGCTGGCCCCCGGCGGCCGGCTGGTGGTGCTCGAGCATGTCCGCGGCGACGGCGTGATGGGCCGATTCCAGGACCTGATCGCGCAGCCGTGGGCATGGCTGGCGTCCGGCTGTCGGCCGAACCGCCGGACTCTCGACGCCATCGCCGCAGCAGGATTCGACACCACCGGTCTGTCCAGCATTCGACGTACTCCGGTACCGCCGCCGTGCACACCGCAGCTGCAGGGGTTCGCCACCGTGCGGCAGGGTGACCCGGGTGGCCAACAGCGTGGGTCTGAGTAA
- a CDS encoding DUF4389 domain-containing protein, with protein sequence MRGEFDGPSRWLWLVKWCVLATPHYPILIALYLAYLPLTAVAGVAIAITGRYPRPIFDFNVGVLRWSWRVMNYRFPMNSTDRYPPFTLASRPDYPADLQVDYPERLERRAVLVKWWLWGLPQILMCWALEPALQLLCVITAVTLLITGTIPTGMSDLLLGIVRWRYRVAVYVSLMRDEYPPFRLDQGELWATDGAP encoded by the coding sequence GTGCGCGGTGAATTCGACGGCCCCTCTCGCTGGCTCTGGCTGGTCAAATGGTGCGTGCTGGCCACCCCGCACTACCCGATCCTGATCGCCCTCTATCTGGCCTATCTGCCGCTGACCGCCGTTGCCGGAGTGGCGATTGCGATCACCGGGCGATATCCGCGACCGATCTTCGACTTCAATGTCGGCGTGCTGCGCTGGTCGTGGCGGGTCATGAATTACCGGTTTCCGATGAACAGCACCGACAGGTACCCGCCGTTCACGCTGGCATCGCGGCCCGACTATCCGGCCGATCTGCAGGTCGACTATCCCGAACGGCTCGAGCGCCGGGCTGTGTTGGTCAAATGGTGGTTGTGGGGGCTGCCGCAGATCCTGATGTGCTGGGCTCTGGAGCCTGCGCTGCAGTTGCTGTGCGTGATCACGGCGGTGACGCTGTTGATCACCGGCACGATCCCGACCGGCATGTCGGACCTGCTGTTGGGCATCGTTCGGTGGCGTTACCGGGTGGCTGTGTACGTCTCCTTGATGCGTGACGAGTATCCGCCGTTCCGGCTGGATCAGGGCGAGCTGTGGGCTACCGATGGCGCGCCGTAA
- a CDS encoding FAD-dependent oxidoreductase — translation MNAPSALRVLVIGAGVAGISLARGLLRDGHDVTVFERRPHLQPGGGAVTIWPNGATVLDQLGVDMAGAGQPLSAVQVTTSTGHPLATLDMTAMAHGLGAPVRMLPRRLLLERLLDQLPAERIRCNARAVGVRDADGGVRVDFDDGSSASGDLLIGADGLHSMVRDLLGVPSAKPTGWCSWQGLVSLPDVVADKRVALMMVGKHGNLGLWPAGGSELQWWFDLPWSPDFVRPACPIAMIRERFAGWSEPVDRVLGALTDDDLAGSPYPHFRHPVAGAGRGALTLIGDALHTMPPTMAQGTNQALLDTMVLCKALADLRAAPSHGDLARALRWYENTRRRKVAAVSRVTALQLSHSELVLRPAAFIPDRWHTWGMTMFLRWVSHRGMSAEISRGLGLADIGEIAGQTTDRSH, via the coding sequence TTGAACGCGCCATCAGCCTTGCGAGTCCTTGTCATCGGCGCAGGCGTGGCGGGGATCTCCCTTGCTCGCGGCCTGCTGCGTGACGGCCACGACGTCACGGTTTTTGAGCGACGGCCACATCTTCAGCCGGGCGGCGGCGCGGTGACCATCTGGCCCAACGGCGCCACGGTGCTGGACCAGCTGGGCGTTGACATGGCAGGAGCCGGGCAGCCGTTGTCGGCGGTGCAGGTGACGACGTCCACCGGGCACCCGCTGGCCACCCTCGACATGACCGCGATGGCGCACGGGCTGGGCGCGCCGGTCCGGATGCTCCCGCGCCGGCTCCTGCTGGAGCGGCTGCTGGACCAACTCCCGGCCGAGCGCATCCGGTGCAACGCCCGCGCGGTGGGCGTGCGCGATGCCGACGGCGGGGTACGCGTCGACTTCGACGACGGCAGCTCGGCCAGTGGTGACCTGTTGATCGGCGCAGACGGGCTGCATTCCATGGTGCGGGATCTCCTCGGCGTGCCATCGGCCAAGCCGACCGGCTGGTGCAGCTGGCAGGGCCTGGTCAGCCTCCCGGACGTTGTCGCCGACAAGCGGGTGGCGCTGATGATGGTCGGCAAGCACGGGAACCTTGGGCTGTGGCCGGCCGGTGGGTCCGAACTGCAGTGGTGGTTCGACCTGCCGTGGTCACCGGACTTCGTTCGGCCGGCCTGTCCGATCGCCATGATCCGGGAACGGTTCGCCGGCTGGTCCGAACCGGTCGATCGGGTGCTGGGCGCCCTGACCGACGACGACCTGGCCGGCTCGCCCTACCCGCACTTTCGTCACCCGGTGGCCGGGGCAGGTCGGGGTGCGCTCACCCTGATCGGCGACGCGTTGCACACCATGCCGCCCACCATGGCGCAGGGAACCAACCAGGCGCTGCTCGACACCATGGTGCTGTGCAAGGCGCTGGCGGATCTCCGCGCGGCACCGTCGCACGGTGACCTGGCGCGCGCGCTGCGCTGGTATGAGAACACTCGCCGGCGCAAGGTGGCGGCGGTGTCTCGGGTGACGGCGCTGCAGCTCTCCCACAGTGAGCTGGTGCTGCGCCCGGCGGCGTTCATCCCGGACCGATGGCACACCTGGGGGATGACCATGTTTCTGCGCTGGGTCAGCCATCGCGGGATGTCGGCCGAGATCAGCCGCGGCCTCGGGCTGGCGGACATCGGTGAGATCGCCGGCCAGACAACAGATCGCAGCCATTGA
- the map gene encoding type I methionyl aminopeptidase, producing MVGWAKRRKAVPHRSPGELDAMAAAGAVVAAALAAVREAAAVGVSTLQLDEIAESVIREAGATPSFLGYHGFPASICSSVNDRVVHGIPTASEVLAAGDLVSIDCGAILDGWHGDAAVTFGIGTLSAADENLSAATRQALEAGIAAMVVGNRLSDVSHAIEMGARAASTEFKSSFGIVAGYGGHGIGRQMHMDPFLPNEGSPGRGPLLVAGSVLAIEPMLTLGTDQTVILEDEWTVVTADGSRAAHWEHSVAVTEDGPRILTSPAAS from the coding sequence GTGGTCGGGTGGGCGAAGCGGCGCAAAGCGGTGCCGCATCGCAGTCCGGGTGAGCTCGACGCGATGGCCGCGGCGGGCGCCGTCGTCGCCGCCGCTCTGGCCGCAGTCCGCGAAGCGGCGGCCGTCGGCGTCTCGACCCTGCAATTGGATGAGATCGCCGAATCGGTGATCCGCGAGGCGGGCGCCACGCCGTCGTTCCTGGGCTACCACGGGTTCCCGGCGTCGATCTGCAGCTCGGTCAACGACCGGGTGGTGCACGGCATCCCGACGGCAAGCGAGGTGCTGGCCGCGGGCGATCTGGTGTCCATCGACTGCGGCGCGATCCTGGACGGCTGGCACGGCGACGCCGCGGTCACCTTCGGGATCGGCACGCTGAGCGCCGCCGACGAAAACCTGTCCGCGGCGACCCGGCAGGCGCTGGAGGCCGGGATCGCGGCGATGGTGGTGGGCAACCGGCTCAGCGACGTGTCGCATGCCATCGAAATGGGCGCCCGGGCCGCGTCGACCGAGTTCAAAAGCTCGTTCGGCATCGTTGCCGGCTACGGCGGCCACGGTATCGGCCGTCAGATGCACATGGACCCGTTTCTGCCCAACGAGGGATCACCGGGCCGCGGGCCGCTGCTGGTGGCGGGGTCGGTGCTGGCCATCGAGCCGATGCTGACCCTGGGGACCGACCAGACGGTGATCCTCGAAGACGAGTGGACGGTGGTCACCGCCGACGGGTCGCGTGCCGCGCACTGGGAGCACAGCGTCGCGGTGACCGAGGACGGGCCCAGAATTCTGACCAGCCCGGCCGCGAGCTGA
- a CDS encoding adenylate kinase, which yields MRVVLLGPPGAGKGTQAVKLSEKLGVPQISTGDLFRHNIAEGTELGKQAKQYLDAGDLVPPELTNALVEDRLDQPDAAGGFILDGYPRSVEQAEALHAMLERRQTKLDAVLEFRVTESELLKRLKERGRADDTAEVIHNRMMVYREETTPLLDYYQDEHDLHVVDALGTLDEVFNRALNALGQ from the coding sequence GTGAGAGTCGTACTGCTGGGACCGCCGGGAGCAGGCAAGGGCACCCAGGCGGTAAAGCTCTCGGAGAAGCTGGGCGTTCCGCAGATCTCCACCGGTGACCTGTTCCGGCACAACATCGCCGAGGGCACCGAGCTGGGCAAGCAGGCCAAGCAGTACCTCGATGCGGGCGACCTGGTGCCGCCCGAGCTGACCAACGCGCTGGTCGAAGACCGGCTCGACCAACCCGACGCCGCGGGCGGCTTCATCCTGGACGGCTACCCCCGCTCGGTGGAGCAGGCCGAGGCCTTGCACGCCATGCTGGAGCGCCGCCAGACCAAACTGGATGCGGTGCTGGAGTTCCGGGTCACCGAGAGCGAACTGCTCAAGCGGCTCAAGGAACGTGGTCGCGCCGACGACACCGCTGAGGTCATCCACAACCGGATGATGGTCTACCGCGAAGAGACCACGCCGTTGCTGGACTACTACCAGGACGAGCACGACCTGCATGTGGTGGACGCGCTCGGCACGCTCGACGAGGTGTTCAACCGCGCCCTGAACGCCCTGGGACAGTAG
- the secY gene encoding preprotein translocase subunit SecY produces the protein MFSAFISSLRTVDLRRKILFALGIIVVYRLGAAIPSPGVDYQNVQQCIKEVSGGDAAQVYSLINLFSGGALLQLTVFAIGVMPYITASIIVQLLTVVIPRFEELRKEGQSGQNKMTQYTRYLTVALAVLQATSIVALAANGGLLQTCSLRHDIISDHSIFTLMVIVLVMTSGAVLVMWLGELITERGIGNGMSLLIFVGIAARIPIEGKTILDSRGAVVFTMVCLAALAIVVGVVFVEQGQRRIPVQYAKRMVGRRMYGGTSTYLPLKVNQAGVIPVIFASSLIYIPQLITQLVHSGSGGPGNSWWDKFVSTYLSDPSNFVYIAIYFGLIIFFTYFYVSITFNPDERADEMKKFGGFIPGIRPGRPTADYLRYVLSRITLPGSIYLGVISVLPNLFLHMGSSGTVQNLPFGGTAVLIMIGVGLDTVKQIESQLMQRNYEGFLK, from the coding sequence GTGTTCTCGGCTTTCATCTCATCACTGCGGACGGTCGACCTGAGGCGCAAGATCTTGTTCGCGCTGGGCATCATCGTCGTGTACCGCCTGGGAGCCGCGATCCCGTCGCCGGGCGTCGACTACCAGAACGTGCAGCAGTGCATCAAGGAAGTCAGCGGCGGCGATGCCGCGCAGGTCTACTCGCTGATCAACCTGTTCTCCGGTGGCGCGCTGCTGCAGCTGACGGTGTTCGCCATCGGCGTGATGCCCTACATCACCGCGAGCATCATCGTGCAGCTGCTCACGGTGGTGATCCCGCGCTTCGAGGAACTGCGTAAAGAAGGCCAGTCCGGCCAGAACAAGATGACGCAGTACACCCGTTATCTGACGGTCGCGCTGGCCGTTCTGCAGGCCACCAGCATCGTGGCACTGGCCGCCAACGGCGGACTGTTGCAGACCTGCAGCCTGCGTCACGACATCATCTCCGATCACAGCATCTTCACCCTGATGGTGATCGTGCTCGTGATGACCTCCGGCGCGGTGCTGGTGATGTGGCTCGGTGAGCTCATCACCGAACGCGGCATCGGCAACGGCATGTCGCTGCTGATCTTCGTCGGCATCGCCGCCCGCATTCCGATCGAGGGCAAGACCATCCTCGACTCCCGCGGTGCCGTGGTGTTCACCATGGTCTGCTTGGCCGCACTGGCCATCGTCGTCGGTGTGGTCTTCGTGGAGCAGGGCCAGCGCCGTATCCCGGTGCAGTACGCCAAGCGCATGGTGGGCCGGCGCATGTACGGCGGTACCTCGACATACCTGCCGCTGAAGGTCAACCAGGCCGGCGTTATCCCGGTCATCTTCGCCTCGTCGCTGATCTACATTCCGCAGCTGATCACCCAGTTGGTCCACAGCGGCAGCGGTGGCCCCGGCAACAGCTGGTGGGACAAGTTCGTCAGCACCTACCTGTCCGATCCGTCCAACTTCGTCTACATCGCCATCTACTTCGGCCTGATCATCTTCTTCACGTACTTCTACGTGTCGATCACGTTCAACCCCGACGAGCGGGCCGACGAGATGAAGAAGTTCGGTGGCTTCATTCCCGGCATCCGGCCGGGACGCCCGACCGCGGACTACCTGCGCTACGTGCTCAGCCGGATCACCCTGCCTGGCTCGATCTACCTGGGCGTGATCTCGGTGCTGCCCAACCTGTTCCTGCACATGGGCAGCTCCGGCACCGTTCAGAACCTGCCCTTCGGCGGCACCGCGGTGCTGATCATGATCGGCGTCGGTCTGGACACGGTGAAGCAGATCGAGAGCCAGCTCATGCAGCGCAACTACGAAGGGTTCCTCAAGTGA
- a CDS encoding class I SAM-dependent methyltransferase, with amino-acid sequence MASTGRFPGDTWDLASSVGITATGVAAARAVASRADRPLINDPFAEPLVRAVGVDLFTRLASGEIAPEEFGDEAPAGLARMADNMAARTRFFDDFFTEATHAGIRQVVILASGLDSRAYRLDWPSGTVVYEVDQPEVIDFKTRVLAEQGSEPTADRRTVSIDLRDDWPAALRAAGFDPALPTAWSAEGLLGYLPPEAQDRLLDTVTALSAPGSRIATESIPGLDADTEEQARRRMQESAERMRSHGVDIDMAELLYFGDRNEAGSYLAGHDWRVDSRGVDALFAEYGLPPLDIDEEPGFGKLAYISAVRGGGQ; translated from the coding sequence ATGGCAAGTACCGGCCGATTTCCTGGAGACACCTGGGACCTGGCTTCCAGTGTGGGCATCACCGCCACCGGGGTGGCCGCGGCTCGTGCGGTCGCCAGCCGGGCCGACCGTCCCCTGATCAACGACCCCTTCGCCGAACCCCTGGTACGCGCCGTCGGCGTGGATCTGTTCACCAGGTTGGCCAGCGGTGAGATCGCCCCGGAAGAATTCGGTGACGAGGCACCCGCGGGCCTCGCCCGGATGGCCGACAACATGGCAGCGCGCACCCGATTCTTCGACGACTTCTTCACCGAGGCGACCCATGCCGGCATCCGGCAGGTGGTCATCCTGGCGTCCGGGCTGGACTCACGCGCCTACCGCCTCGACTGGCCGTCGGGCACCGTCGTCTACGAGGTCGACCAGCCCGAGGTGATCGACTTCAAGACCCGGGTGCTGGCCGAGCAGGGCTCGGAACCGACAGCCGACCGGCGGACCGTCTCGATCGACCTGCGCGATGACTGGCCGGCGGCGCTGCGAGCGGCGGGCTTCGACCCCGCCCTGCCGACCGCCTGGAGCGCGGAGGGCCTGCTGGGCTACCTGCCACCGGAGGCACAGGACAGGCTGCTGGACACCGTCACCGCACTGAGTGCACCGGGCAGCCGGATCGCCACCGAGAGCATCCCGGGCCTCGACGCCGACACCGAAGAACAGGCCCGCCGTCGCATGCAGGAATCCGCGGAACGGATGCGCAGCCACGGGGTGGACATCGACATGGCCGAATTGCTCTATTTCGGGGACCGCAACGAGGCGGGTAGTTACCTGGCCGGCCACGACTGGCGGGTAGACAGCCGCGGCGTCGACGCACTGTTCGCCGAGTACGGGCTGCCACCGCTGGATATCGACGAGGAGCCCGGCTTCGGCAAGCTGGCCTACATCAGCGCGGTCCGGGGAGGAGGACAGTGA
- a CDS encoding class I SAM-dependent methyltransferase — MERTGGARSLGDSWDLASSVGTTATMVAAARALATAEAEPIISDPFAAPLVRAVGIDFFTKMVDGTLDPAVAAEAKSAAGPMTAVMAVRTRFFDDFFLQAADAGVRQSVILAAGLDSRAYRLGWPQGSVVYEIDQPDVIEFKSRTLADLGAQPIADRRAVAVDLRDDWPAALRDSGFDETKPTAWSAEGLLIYLPPEAQDRLFDHITALSAPGSRLATEYHPDGAAALSGSNQSLGQRFADQGLDLDITTLVYAGERNPVGAYLRERGWQVRERGRETVFADYGRAFPDGEIVARLRNSVAIEAIRL; from the coding sequence ATGGAACGCACCGGCGGTGCACGATCCCTTGGGGACAGCTGGGACCTGGCCTCCAGCGTGGGCACCACCGCCACCATGGTCGCCGCCGCCCGCGCGCTGGCCACCGCGGAGGCCGAGCCGATCATCTCCGACCCGTTCGCGGCGCCGCTGGTGCGCGCGGTCGGTATCGACTTCTTCACCAAGATGGTCGACGGCACGCTGGACCCGGCGGTGGCCGCGGAGGCCAAGTCCGCCGCCGGCCCGATGACCGCCGTGATGGCGGTGCGCACCCGGTTTTTCGACGATTTCTTTCTGCAAGCCGCGGACGCCGGCGTCCGGCAGTCGGTCATTCTGGCCGCCGGACTGGATTCGCGGGCCTACCGGCTGGGTTGGCCGCAGGGCAGCGTGGTCTACGAGATCGACCAGCCGGACGTGATCGAGTTCAAGTCCCGCACGCTGGCCGACCTGGGAGCCCAGCCGATCGCCGATCGCCGCGCCGTGGCCGTTGATCTGCGCGACGACTGGCCGGCTGCGTTGCGCGACAGCGGTTTTGACGAGACGAAGCCCACCGCGTGGAGCGCGGAGGGCCTGCTCATCTATCTGCCGCCGGAAGCGCAGGACCGGCTGTTCGACCACATCACCGCGTTGAGCGCCCCGGGCAGCCGGCTGGCCACCGAATACCACCCCGACGGCGCGGCCGCGCTGAGCGGCTCCAACCAGTCGCTGGGTCAGCGGTTCGCCGACCAAGGTCTGGATCTCGACATCACCACCCTGGTGTACGCCGGCGAGCGAAACCCGGTCGGGGCATACCTGCGCGAGCGCGGGTGGCAGGTGCGCGAGCGCGGCCGAGAGACGGTGTTCGCCGACTACGGCCGCGCCTTTCCCGACGGTGAGATCGTGGCGCGGCTGCGCAATTCGGTTGCGATCGAGGCGATTCGGCTCTAA